One genomic region from Amycolatopsis sp. FBCC-B4732 encodes:
- a CDS encoding prolyl oligopeptidase family serine peptidase, which translates to MSRISPYGTWSSPITAAEVAAAGGGPQWLDVVGDEVWWAEARPGEQGRVALVKAVPGGTEDVLPAPWNVRNRLHEYGGRPWAVTGGAVVFTHWSDQRVYALSETGVVPLTPEPAEPQGVRYGDLRAGASGEVWAVRERATGPRPTDVERELVAIALSGGERVLAASHRFLTVAKLSPDGRHAAWFGWDHPAMPWDGTELCVAPVAEDGSFGPHEVLAGGAEVSVCQVEWETSSTLLALLDPDGWWNLHRVGLDGSVVNLAPVEQELGGPLWKAGSRWFAPLGGGRHAVLASGRLAVLDEADGSVTPLGEELTAWSSTGFAAFDGGVAGVAAGPVREAAVVHLAGSVLTELTPQPELPAEYLPVPQERVITTAGGDEVPVVLYLPANPEFAAPGGELPPLLVQVHGGPTGQHFPVLDLEIAYFTSRGIGVAAVNYGGSTGFGRAYRERLREQWGVVDVADCVAVAEALVAAGLADGGRLGIRGGSAGGFTAAASLTTTKTYRAGTVMYPVLDLAGWTGDEGDTHDFESRYLDGLVGPLPAAKQRYVERSPLANAASLAGPVLFQQGLEDRICPPEQADRFVAGLAGRGIAYAYQRFPGEQHGFRQAATIVAALEAELSFYGQVLGFDTPAVARLELSR; encoded by the coding sequence GTGTCTCGGATCTCCCCGTACGGAACCTGGTCTTCGCCCATCACCGCCGCCGAGGTGGCCGCCGCCGGTGGCGGCCCGCAGTGGCTCGACGTCGTCGGGGACGAGGTGTGGTGGGCCGAGGCGCGGCCCGGTGAGCAGGGCAGGGTCGCCCTGGTGAAGGCCGTGCCGGGCGGGACCGAGGACGTGCTGCCCGCCCCGTGGAACGTCCGCAACCGGCTGCACGAGTACGGCGGGCGGCCGTGGGCGGTCACCGGCGGTGCCGTCGTGTTCACGCACTGGTCGGATCAGCGGGTTTACGCGCTGAGCGAAACCGGTGTGGTGCCGCTGACACCGGAGCCCGCCGAGCCCCAGGGCGTCCGCTACGGCGACCTCCGGGCCGGGGCGTCGGGTGAGGTGTGGGCGGTGCGCGAGCGCGCCACCGGGCCGCGGCCGACCGACGTCGAGCGGGAGCTGGTGGCGATCGCGCTGTCCGGCGGCGAGCGGGTGCTGGCCGCGAGCCACCGGTTCCTGACCGTGGCGAAGCTGTCGCCGGACGGGCGGCACGCGGCCTGGTTCGGCTGGGACCACCCGGCGATGCCGTGGGACGGGACCGAGCTGTGCGTCGCGCCGGTGGCCGAGGACGGTTCGTTCGGGCCGCACGAAGTCCTCGCCGGCGGCGCCGAGGTTTCGGTGTGCCAGGTCGAGTGGGAGACGTCTTCGACGTTGCTGGCGTTGCTGGACCCGGACGGCTGGTGGAACCTGCACCGGGTCGGCCTGGACGGGTCGGTGGTCAACCTCGCGCCGGTGGAACAGGAACTGGGCGGGCCGCTCTGGAAAGCGGGTTCGCGCTGGTTCGCCCCGCTGGGCGGCGGGCGGCACGCGGTGCTGGCGTCGGGACGGCTCGCCGTGCTCGACGAGGCGGACGGCTCGGTGACGCCGCTGGGCGAGGAGCTGACGGCGTGGTCCTCGACCGGGTTCGCCGCCTTCGACGGCGGGGTGGCCGGGGTCGCGGCGGGGCCGGTGCGGGAAGCCGCGGTCGTGCACCTGGCCGGGTCGGTGCTGACCGAGCTGACGCCGCAGCCGGAGCTGCCGGCCGAGTACCTGCCGGTGCCGCAGGAGCGGGTGATCACGACCGCGGGCGGCGACGAGGTCCCGGTGGTGCTGTACCTGCCGGCGAACCCGGAGTTCGCGGCTCCCGGTGGTGAGCTGCCGCCGCTGCTGGTGCAGGTGCACGGCGGGCCGACCGGGCAGCACTTCCCGGTGCTGGACCTGGAGATCGCGTACTTCACCAGCCGCGGCATCGGCGTGGCGGCGGTGAACTACGGCGGGTCGACCGGGTTCGGCCGGGCCTACCGGGAGCGGCTGCGCGAGCAGTGGGGCGTGGTGGACGTGGCCGACTGCGTGGCGGTGGCCGAGGCGCTGGTGGCGGCCGGGCTGGCCGACGGCGGCCGGCTGGGGATCCGCGGCGGCAGCGCGGGCGGGTTCACCGCGGCGGCGTCGCTGACCACGACGAAGACGTACCGGGCGGGCACGGTGATGTACCCGGTGCTGGACCTGGCCGGGTGGACCGGCGACGAGGGCGACACGCACGACTTCGAGTCGCGCTACCTCGACGGGCTGGTCGGGCCGTTGCCGGCGGCGAAGCAGCGGTACGTCGAGCGGTCGCCGCTGGCGAACGCCGCGTCGCTGGCCGGGCCGGTGCTGTTCCAGCAGGGGCTGGAGGACCGGATCTGCCCGCCGGAACAGGCGGACCGGTTCGTGGCCGGGCTGGCCGGACGCGGCATCGCGTACGCCTACCAGCGGTTCCCGGGTGAGCAGCACGGCTTCCGGCAGGCGGCGACGATCGTGGCGGCGCTGGAGGCGGAGCTGTCGTTCTACGGCCAGGTGCTGGGCTTCGATACGCCGGCCGTGGCGCGCCTGGAGCTGTCCCGGTGA
- a CDS encoding LD-carboxypeptidase, with the protein MRPPRVRAGDTVALVAPSGPVPADLLEKALPVLSGWGVEVRVGPCVRSTPGSPPYLSGSDAARAAEFTEAWLDPGVRCVLAARGGYGAQRMLDLVDWAALRDAGPKVLAGSSDITALHRAVDVHLGLSSLFSPMPASVLFDDFAVEHLRRALFEPERNLVVRGGAPLVPGRASGTLTGGNLSLLAGGLGTPEAGSARDAVVLLEDVTESVYRLDRMLTQLLRAGWFDGVRGIVLGSWAACGDPAEVRGLLLERLGPLGVPVVEEFGFGHVASSPTLPLGVPVTLDADLGTLTFDSPALT; encoded by the coding sequence GTGAGGCCGCCCCGGGTGCGGGCCGGTGACACGGTGGCGCTGGTGGCGCCGTCCGGGCCGGTGCCGGCGGACCTGCTGGAGAAAGCGCTGCCGGTGCTGAGCGGCTGGGGTGTCGAGGTGCGCGTCGGGCCGTGCGTGCGTTCGACGCCCGGATCGCCGCCGTACCTGTCCGGTTCGGACGCGGCGCGGGCGGCGGAGTTCACCGAGGCGTGGCTGGATCCGGGCGTGCGCTGCGTGCTGGCCGCGCGCGGCGGGTACGGCGCGCAGCGGATGCTGGACCTGGTGGACTGGGCGGCGTTGCGGGACGCGGGTCCGAAGGTGCTGGCCGGGTCGTCGGACATCACGGCGCTGCACCGGGCGGTGGACGTCCACTTGGGACTGTCCAGTTTATTCTCCCCGATGCCGGCGAGCGTGCTGTTCGACGACTTCGCGGTGGAGCACCTGCGGCGGGCGCTGTTCGAGCCCGAGCGGAACCTGGTGGTCCGCGGCGGTGCCCCGCTGGTGCCGGGGCGGGCTTCGGGGACGTTGACGGGCGGGAACCTGTCGTTGCTGGCGGGCGGTCTCGGCACGCCGGAGGCGGGTTCGGCGCGGGACGCGGTGGTGCTGCTGGAGGACGTGACGGAGAGCGTGTACCGGCTGGACCGGATGCTGACGCAGCTGCTCCGCGCCGGCTGGTTCGACGGCGTCCGGGGGATCGTGCTGGGTTCGTGGGCGGCGTGCGGCGACCCGGCGGAGGTGCGCGGGTTGCTGCTGGAGCGGCTGGGGCCGTTGGGGGTGCCGGTGGTCGAGGAGTTCGGGTTCGGGCACGTGGCGTCGTCGCCGACGTTGCCGCTGGGCGTGCCGGTGACGCTCGACGCGGACCTGGGGACGTTGACGTTCGACTCCCCCGCGCTGACGTGA
- a CDS encoding TIGR03668 family PPOX class F420-dependent oxidoreductase gives MKLSAEEARARFAAARVARLATASASGVPHLVPVTFAVHGDQVVFAVDHKPKSSTSLRRLANIAENPAVCFLADGYAEDWAELWWARADGVAEVVSERAEPVSWLVAKYEQYVARPPEHAVVVTTVHTWRGWSGS, from the coding sequence GTGAAGCTCTCGGCCGAGGAGGCCCGCGCCCGGTTCGCCGCGGCGCGGGTCGCGCGGCTGGCGACGGCGTCGGCTTCGGGGGTGCCGCACCTGGTGCCGGTGACGTTCGCGGTGCACGGGGATCAGGTGGTGTTCGCGGTGGACCACAAGCCGAAGTCGTCGACGTCGTTGCGGCGGCTGGCGAACATCGCGGAGAACCCGGCGGTGTGCTTCCTCGCCGACGGGTACGCGGAGGACTGGGCGGAGCTGTGGTGGGCGCGGGCGGACGGCGTCGCCGAGGTGGTGTCCGAGCGGGCGGAGCCGGTTTCGTGGCTGGTGGCGAAGTACGAGCAGTACGTGGCCCGCCCACCGGAGCACGCGGTGGTGGTGACGACGGTCCACACCTGGCGCGGCTGGTCGGGGTCGTGA
- the mptB gene encoding polyprenol phosphomannose-dependent alpha 1,6 mannosyltransferase MptB: MATTTDPAQTPSAGLAERLRVPSRFPYRTIAMGTVGSTLLMLAAFGAGGILIKDPVLGHGPLSWIRYGHGRMLANAVLYTGFGLVVWAWVRLGRYVLAGRIGSRPILVAAGCWMAPLLISPPLFTRDVFSYLGQGAQLLYGLDPYANGPAELDVLPNVVQNVHPLWQTTPAPYGPLFLLISKGVVATTGDNMILGVILMRVVLLAGLAGTLWALPRLVKHLGGKLPVALWLAVASPMMVIHLFGGPHNDLMMLAFLTIGVLAALERKHVVAVVLVTIGMLIKPTAAIALPFIVWMWANHLPGESKVRNFLRAGAASVGLFLPVFVAGTWISLGSLNMGWWSGLKAPQLIANWLNIPTGIGEVFYNLVHIVVDVQVSPFVTVARAAGMLLLIAFGVRQWWLARGGGTEAVYRAGISLLAVAILMPPTLPWYLTWGFVLLSAFKWQPRHLALVVAVSVFVTLVYYPTGEQALYDWWFIALVVVASLYSAASLLRPDPLGIIDAWRRPEKFLSDHRS, encoded by the coding sequence ATGGCGACCACCACCGACCCCGCACAGACGCCCTCGGCCGGACTGGCCGAGCGGCTCCGCGTGCCCTCGCGATTCCCGTACCGCACGATCGCGATGGGCACCGTCGGGAGCACCCTGCTCATGCTCGCCGCCTTCGGCGCCGGCGGCATCCTGATCAAGGACCCCGTGCTCGGCCACGGCCCGCTCTCGTGGATCCGCTACGGCCACGGGCGCATGCTCGCCAACGCCGTCCTCTACACCGGCTTCGGCCTCGTCGTGTGGGCCTGGGTCCGCCTCGGCCGCTACGTGCTGGCCGGGCGCATCGGCAGCCGCCCGATCCTGGTCGCCGCGGGCTGCTGGATGGCGCCGCTGCTCATCTCGCCGCCGCTGTTCACCCGCGACGTCTTCTCCTACCTCGGCCAGGGCGCCCAGCTGCTCTACGGGCTCGACCCGTACGCCAACGGCCCGGCCGAGCTCGACGTGCTGCCGAACGTGGTGCAGAACGTCCACCCGCTCTGGCAGACCACCCCGGCCCCGTACGGGCCGCTGTTCCTGCTGATCTCGAAGGGCGTGGTCGCCACCACCGGCGACAACATGATCCTCGGCGTCATCCTGATGCGCGTCGTCCTGCTGGCCGGGCTCGCCGGGACGCTGTGGGCGCTCCCGCGGCTGGTCAAGCACCTCGGCGGCAAGCTCCCGGTCGCGCTGTGGCTCGCGGTGGCCAGCCCGATGATGGTGATCCACCTCTTCGGCGGCCCGCACAACGACCTGATGATGCTCGCGTTCCTCACCATCGGCGTCCTCGCCGCCCTGGAGCGCAAGCACGTCGTCGCGGTGGTCCTGGTGACGATCGGCATGCTCATCAAGCCGACGGCGGCGATCGCGCTGCCGTTCATCGTCTGGATGTGGGCCAACCACCTCCCCGGCGAGTCGAAGGTCCGCAACTTCCTGCGCGCCGGCGCGGCCTCGGTCGGCCTGTTCCTGCCGGTGTTCGTGGCGGGCACGTGGATCTCGCTGGGCTCGCTCAACATGGGCTGGTGGTCCGGGCTCAAGGCCCCGCAGCTCATCGCGAACTGGCTCAACATCCCCACCGGCATCGGCGAGGTGTTCTACAACCTGGTCCACATCGTCGTGGACGTCCAGGTGTCGCCGTTCGTGACGGTGGCCCGGGCGGCCGGGATGCTGCTGCTGATCGCCTTCGGCGTCCGCCAGTGGTGGCTCGCCCGCGGCGGCGGCACGGAGGCGGTCTACCGCGCGGGCATCTCCCTGCTGGCGGTGGCGATCCTCATGCCGCCGACCCTGCCGTGGTACCTGACCTGGGGTTTCGTGCTCCTGTCGGCGTTCAAGTGGCAGCCGCGCCACCTGGCGCTGGTGGTCGCGGTGTCGGTGTTCGTGACGCTCGTGTACTACCCGACGGGCGAGCAGGCCCTGTACGACTGGTGGTTCATCGCCCTGGTCGTGGTGGCCAGCCTGTACTCGGCGGCGTCCCTGCTGCGGCCGGACCCGCTGGGCATCATCGACGCGTGGCGCCGCCCGGAGAAGTTCCTCAGCGACCACCGCTCGTGA
- the nikE gene encoding ABC transporter ATP-binding protein: protein MTTPLLQLTGLTVTYAVGDQEVPAVRGVDLTLDPGGTLGVAGESGSGKSTVAMSVLRLLPRSAKITGEIALDGEDVTAMKWGRLRAVRWAEASVVFQGAMHALNPVRKIGEQIAEPIRLHPPEGGALTDAAVDARVAELLTQVDLPPGRAGAYPHELSGGQKQRVMIAMALACSPRLIIADEPTTALDVIVQAQVLALLSRLVAEQDIGLIMISHDLSVLASTCERIAVMYDGQIVEEGPSAEVMGAPKHEHTRALAAAFPTVGDPVSRFAPATSTPLLPEPADRVAGGEPLLAAENLRVSFRDRTGKRIDAVAGVDLTVSRDEIVALVGQSGSGKTTLARTLLGLQKPDSGVVRYDGKPVPASGAGLKAYRRQVQLVLQDPTSALNPAHTVYEAVAEGPRIHKLADERAVVHRALEAAELRPAEKYADRLPHQLSGGQRQRVVIAGALALEPSMLVADEPVASLDASVRGEILGLLLRLRRELGLAALVITHDLGLAWNIADRVAVMYRGELVETGTVEQVLLDPHHEYTKSLLAALPGGTAQRRTVET, encoded by the coding sequence GTGACCACCCCGCTGCTGCAGCTCACCGGCCTCACCGTCACCTACGCGGTCGGAGACCAGGAGGTGCCCGCCGTCCGCGGCGTCGACCTCACCCTCGACCCCGGCGGCACCCTCGGCGTCGCCGGGGAGTCCGGGTCGGGCAAGTCCACCGTCGCCATGAGCGTGCTGCGGCTCCTGCCGCGCTCGGCGAAGATCACCGGCGAGATCGCCCTCGACGGCGAAGACGTCACCGCCATGAAGTGGGGCCGCCTGCGCGCGGTCCGCTGGGCCGAGGCGTCGGTGGTGTTCCAGGGCGCCATGCACGCGCTCAACCCGGTCCGCAAGATCGGCGAGCAGATCGCCGAGCCGATCCGGCTGCACCCGCCCGAGGGCGGCGCGCTCACCGACGCCGCGGTCGACGCCCGCGTCGCCGAACTGCTCACCCAGGTCGACCTGCCCCCGGGCCGCGCCGGCGCCTACCCCCACGAGCTGTCGGGCGGGCAGAAGCAGCGCGTCATGATCGCGATGGCACTGGCCTGCTCGCCCCGGCTGATCATCGCCGACGAGCCGACCACCGCCCTCGACGTCATCGTCCAGGCCCAGGTCCTCGCCCTGCTCTCGCGGCTGGTCGCCGAACAGGACATCGGGCTGATCATGATCAGCCACGACCTGTCCGTCCTCGCCTCGACCTGCGAGCGCATCGCCGTGATGTACGACGGGCAGATCGTCGAGGAAGGGCCCAGCGCCGAGGTGATGGGCGCGCCGAAGCACGAGCACACCCGGGCGCTCGCCGCGGCGTTCCCGACCGTCGGCGACCCCGTGTCCCGCTTCGCGCCGGCGACCAGCACCCCGCTACTGCCCGAACCGGCCGACCGCGTCGCCGGCGGCGAGCCGCTGCTGGCCGCGGAGAACCTGCGCGTGTCCTTCCGCGACCGCACCGGCAAGCGGATCGACGCCGTCGCCGGGGTCGACCTCACGGTGTCGCGCGACGAGATCGTCGCGCTGGTCGGCCAGTCCGGCTCCGGCAAGACAACGCTCGCCCGGACGCTGCTCGGCCTGCAGAAACCCGACTCCGGCGTGGTCCGCTACGACGGCAAGCCGGTCCCGGCCTCCGGCGCCGGCCTCAAGGCCTACCGCCGCCAGGTCCAGCTGGTGCTGCAGGACCCGACCAGCGCGCTGAACCCCGCCCACACCGTGTACGAGGCCGTCGCCGAAGGCCCGCGGATCCACAAGCTCGCCGACGAGCGCGCGGTCGTCCACCGGGCACTGGAGGCCGCGGAACTGCGGCCGGCGGAGAAGTACGCCGACCGGCTCCCGCACCAGCTCTCCGGCGGCCAGCGCCAGCGCGTCGTCATCGCCGGTGCCCTGGCGCTCGAGCCGTCGATGCTGGTGGCCGACGAACCGGTCGCCTCCCTCGACGCGTCGGTCCGCGGCGAGATCCTCGGGTTGCTGCTGCGGCTGCGCCGCGAACTCGGCCTGGCCGCGCTGGTGATCACCCACGACCTCGGGCTGGCCTGGAACATCGCCGACCGCGTCGCCGTGATGTACCGCGGCGAGCTGGTCGAAACCGGGACGGTGGAACAGGTCCTGCTCGACCCGCACCACGAGTACACGAAGTCCCTGCTGGCCGCCCTGCCCGGCGGCACGGCCCAGCGCCGCACCGTGGAAACCTGA
- a CDS encoding ABC transporter permease, with protein sequence MTTAETPRRIAWSRRRASIVRTWREFAGQRAALVGLVLLGATVLVALLLPLISDQSGLDVTKATGEPLSPPSGEFWLGTDNFGRSVLLMTVWGSRISLLVGFSAALLSVIIGTLIGIAAAHFGGWVSAALLRFTDFFLVLPSLILAIALSAVLPKGVGTIIVAIGLTAWPSTARLVRAQTLTIESRPYIERAHALGGGHLHVIGKHVLPGVMPLVLANTTLVVGNSVIADATLSFLGVGDPNSVTWGLVLESALNNGAISRGAWWNVLPPGIAIVLVVLFFTLVGRGLETVLNPRLKK encoded by the coding sequence ATGACCACCGCGGAGACACCGCGCCGGATCGCGTGGAGCCGGCGGCGCGCGTCGATCGTCCGGACCTGGCGGGAGTTCGCCGGGCAGCGCGCCGCGCTCGTCGGGCTGGTCCTGCTCGGCGCCACCGTGCTCGTCGCCCTGCTGCTGCCGCTCATCAGCGACCAGAGCGGCCTCGACGTCACCAAGGCGACCGGCGAGCCGCTTTCCCCGCCCAGCGGCGAGTTCTGGCTCGGTACCGACAACTTCGGCCGGTCCGTGCTGCTGATGACCGTCTGGGGCAGCCGGATCTCCCTGCTCGTCGGGTTCTCCGCCGCGCTGCTGTCGGTCATCATCGGCACGCTGATCGGCATCGCCGCCGCGCACTTCGGCGGCTGGGTGTCGGCCGCGCTGCTGCGGTTCACCGACTTCTTCCTGGTCCTGCCGTCGCTGATCCTCGCGATCGCGCTCTCGGCGGTGCTGCCCAAGGGCGTCGGCACGATCATCGTCGCCATCGGCCTCACCGCCTGGCCCAGCACCGCCCGGCTGGTCCGGGCGCAGACGCTGACCATCGAAAGCCGCCCCTACATCGAACGCGCCCACGCCCTCGGCGGCGGCCACCTGCACGTCATCGGCAAGCACGTCCTGCCCGGCGTCATGCCGCTCGTGCTGGCCAACACCACGCTCGTGGTCGGCAACTCCGTCATCGCCGACGCGACCCTGTCGTTCCTCGGCGTCGGCGACCCCAACTCCGTCACCTGGGGCCTGGTGCTCGAAAGCGCGCTCAACAACGGCGCCATCAGCCGCGGCGCCTGGTGGAACGTGCTCCCGCCGGGCATCGCGATCGTCCTCGTCGTCCTCTTCTTCACCCTGGTCGGCCGGGGCCTGGAGACCGTGCTCAACCCGAGGTTGAAGAAGTGA
- a CDS encoding ABC transporter permease, giving the protein MTAPEQAAVLVDPDEHRGGTGTARFVLQKVLEAVVSVVLVVVLFFFLFRMLPGDPVAAMTRDRVTSPQQIAELREKMGVDKPVFVQFGQYFWDLLHGDLGESRLLNNGRPVADMIGERLWPTILLVGSATVLAVLIGLWLGIRAAWRRDSFFDRAQTGIALTLWSVPQFWLGLMLLVVTNGLFPSRGMHSPDAAPDVLSQTLDVLHHLVLPCVTLLAVFYAQYMLIMRSSLLGEMNADYLTTARAKGLRDDLVRKRHAVPNALLPTTTLVFMQFGQVVAGAVTVEAVFSWPGLGQLTYDALHGPDLPVLQGVFTVLASAVVLMNLLAELLYRVLDPRVRTS; this is encoded by the coding sequence ATGACCGCCCCCGAACAAGCCGCGGTGCTCGTCGACCCCGACGAGCACCGCGGCGGGACCGGCACCGCCCGGTTCGTCCTCCAGAAGGTCCTCGAAGCGGTCGTCAGCGTCGTGCTGGTGGTCGTCCTGTTCTTCTTCCTCTTCCGGATGCTCCCCGGCGACCCCGTCGCCGCGATGACCCGCGACCGCGTCACCAGCCCCCAGCAGATCGCCGAGCTGCGCGAGAAGATGGGCGTCGACAAGCCCGTCTTCGTCCAGTTCGGCCAGTACTTCTGGGACCTGCTGCACGGCGACCTCGGCGAGTCCCGGCTGCTCAACAACGGCCGCCCGGTCGCCGACATGATCGGCGAACGGCTCTGGCCGACCATCCTGCTCGTCGGCAGCGCCACCGTCCTGGCCGTGCTCATCGGGCTGTGGCTGGGCATCCGCGCCGCCTGGCGCCGCGACAGCTTCTTCGACCGCGCCCAGACCGGGATCGCCCTGACCCTCTGGTCGGTCCCGCAGTTCTGGCTCGGCCTGATGCTGCTCGTGGTGACCAACGGCCTGTTCCCCAGCCGCGGCATGCACTCCCCGGACGCCGCGCCCGACGTCCTCTCCCAGACCCTCGACGTCCTGCACCACCTGGTGCTGCCGTGCGTGACGCTGCTGGCGGTGTTCTACGCCCAGTACATGCTGATCATGCGGTCGTCGCTGCTGGGGGAGATGAACGCCGACTACCTCACCACCGCCCGCGCCAAGGGCCTGCGCGACGACCTCGTCCGCAAGCGCCACGCCGTCCCCAACGCCCTGCTGCCGACCACCACGCTGGTGTTCATGCAGTTCGGCCAGGTCGTCGCCGGCGCGGTCACCGTCGAGGCCGTGTTCAGCTGGCCCGGCCTCGGGCAGCTGACCTACGACGCCCTGCACGGCCCCGACCTGCCGGTGCTCCAAGGCGTGTTCACCGTGCTGGCGAGCGCGGTGGTGCTGATGAACCTGCTCGCGGAGCTGCTCTACCGCGTGCTCGACCCGAGGGTGCGTACCTCATGA
- a CDS encoding ABC transporter substrate-binding protein: MGWFLVHVQRRLGRVAAVLAVAALGAVPLAAPAQAQQGKVLRVALTTGIDHLNPFTAVLAASTQIGRFTYEFLTVPNAEKAEASPALAESWTPSPDKLTWTFKIRTGVKWSDGKPVTAKDAAYTFNRMLTDENARTANGNYVANFETVTAPDDTTLVIKTKTVQVNMNLLDVPIVPQHIWEPVTDLKDPKTDDLAIAGVSDGPYQVTEYKPNEYVKFKANKDYWRGAPKVDELQLLQFKDTEAAVNALKQGEVDVINRLNPNQFAALQGQEGITTNAAPGRRYDELSINFGVQDNANHPIGDGNPVLKDINVRKAITQAVDTQAIVDKVLKGLGQVGGGVVPAVYGAYHWDPSDSEKVKFDLAAANTTLEQAGYQKGPDGIRTAPGGAKLELRLTGHSNRSYDQGVAQYVSGWLKEIGIAVKQDLVSDDELSDRTATGKYDLAIGGYGTNPDPDYALSLHTCAARPSADAKGGSTDTFFCDAQYDELYKKQLTETDDAKRADYVKQAQARLYSQYPTIVLDYQNALEAYRSDKFSGFTTQPQPKGAILEQTGYWGVYGATPAGTENTADSGSGNTVLWIVIGAVVVVVLVGGGIVLSRRGKTSEDRE; this comes from the coding sequence ATGGGGTGGTTTTTGGTGCATGTGCAACGCAGACTCGGCCGGGTGGCGGCGGTGCTCGCCGTGGCGGCGCTCGGGGCGGTCCCGCTCGCGGCGCCCGCCCAGGCCCAGCAGGGCAAGGTGCTGCGCGTCGCGCTGACCACCGGCATCGACCACCTGAACCCGTTCACCGCCGTGCTCGCCGCGTCCACGCAGATCGGCCGGTTCACCTACGAGTTCCTGACCGTCCCGAACGCCGAGAAGGCCGAGGCCTCGCCCGCGCTCGCCGAGTCGTGGACGCCGTCGCCGGACAAGCTGACCTGGACGTTCAAGATCCGCACCGGCGTCAAGTGGAGCGACGGGAAGCCGGTGACGGCCAAGGACGCGGCCTACACCTTCAACCGGATGCTCACCGACGAGAACGCCCGCACCGCCAACGGCAACTACGTGGCGAACTTCGAGACGGTCACCGCGCCCGACGACACCACGCTCGTCATCAAGACCAAGACCGTGCAGGTCAACATGAACCTGCTCGACGTCCCGATCGTGCCGCAGCACATCTGGGAGCCGGTCACCGACCTCAAGGACCCGAAGACCGACGACCTGGCCATCGCCGGCGTCTCCGACGGCCCCTACCAGGTCACCGAGTACAAGCCGAACGAGTACGTCAAGTTCAAGGCCAACAAGGACTACTGGCGCGGCGCCCCGAAGGTCGACGAACTGCAGCTGCTGCAGTTCAAGGACACCGAAGCCGCGGTCAACGCGCTCAAGCAGGGCGAAGTCGACGTCATCAACCGGCTCAACCCCAACCAGTTCGCCGCGCTGCAGGGCCAGGAGGGCATCACCACCAACGCCGCCCCGGGCCGCCGCTACGACGAGCTGTCGATCAACTTCGGCGTCCAGGACAACGCCAACCATCCCATCGGTGACGGCAACCCCGTCCTGAAGGACATCAACGTCCGCAAGGCGATCACCCAGGCCGTCGACACCCAGGCGATCGTGGACAAGGTGCTCAAGGGCCTCGGCCAGGTCGGCGGCGGCGTCGTGCCCGCCGTCTACGGCGCCTACCACTGGGACCCCAGCGACAGCGAGAAGGTCAAGTTCGACCTCGCCGCCGCCAACACCACCCTGGAGCAGGCCGGCTACCAGAAGGGCCCGGACGGCATCCGCACCGCCCCCGGCGGCGCCAAGCTGGAACTGCGCCTGACCGGCCACTCCAACCGCAGCTACGACCAGGGCGTCGCCCAGTACGTCTCCGGCTGGCTCAAGGAAATCGGCATCGCCGTCAAGCAGGACCTGGTCTCCGACGACGAGCTGTCCGACCGCACCGCCACCGGCAAGTACGACCTTGCCATCGGCGGCTACGGCACCAACCCCGACCCGGACTACGCGCTCTCGCTGCACACCTGCGCCGCCCGCCCCAGCGCGGACGCCAAGGGCGGCAGCACCGACACGTTCTTCTGCGACGCCCAGTACGACGAGCTCTACAAGAAGCAGCTGACCGAGACCGACGACGCCAAGCGCGCCGACTACGTCAAGCAGGCCCAGGCGCGGCTCTACAGCCAGTACCCGACGATCGTCCTGGACTACCAGAACGCGCTCGAGGCCTACCGCTCCGACAAGTTCTCCGGCTTCACCACCCAGCCGCAGCCCAAGGGCGCGATCCTCGAGCAGACCGGCTACTGGGGCGTCTACGGCGCCACCCCGGCCGGCACCGAGAACACCGCCGACTCCGGCTCCGGCAACACCGTGCTGTGGATCGTCATCGGCGCGGTCGTCGTGGTGGTCCTGGTCGGCGGCGGGATCGTCCTGAGCCGCCGCGGCAAGACGTCGGAAGACCGCGAGTAG